A part of Paroedura picta isolate Pp20150507F chromosome 7, Ppicta_v3.0, whole genome shotgun sequence genomic DNA contains:
- the SYCE3 gene encoding synaptonemal complex central element protein 3, translating to MAKCEPCERSYDNMVKKLEDLNKDLEKLLEDIEKLSVQATWMAYDMVVMRSNPDLASSMRRLEDAFLTCKEEMERNWQEMLKETKGVEQKE from the exons ATGGCCAAGTGTGAACCCTGTGAACGAAGCTATGACAATATGGTCAAAAAGCTTGAGGACCTGAATAAAGACTTAGAAAAGCTCCTAGAAGACATAGAAAAACTATCAG TGCAGGCTACCTGGATGGCTTATGATATGGTGGTGATGCGCTCTAACCCAGACTTGGCCAGCTCAATGAGACGGCTTGAAGATGCCTTTCTCACCTGTAAGGAGGAAATGGAGAGAAATTGGCAAGAAATGCTGAAGGAAACTAAAGGTGTTGAACAAAAAGAATAA